The sequence below is a genomic window from Rudanella lutea DSM 19387.
CAATACCAAGCGTAAATACGTGCATTCAATGGGTTGGTTTAAAGGTCAGTTGATGGTAAGGTTCTGGGGACTTAGCTGAATGGAATGTATAATGAACAGTGTAAAATGTATAACGAAAAAGTTGATTATCAGCTGATAAGTCAATTATTCATTATGCATTTTACATTGTTCATTCACATAAACCACAAAACCTCTTTACTTTTTCGCCTTCTTAGGGGCGGCTTTATCGGCCTTTGGGGCCTCGGCTTTTTTCGCCTTGGGTTTGGCTTCTTGGGTGGGTTTGCTGCTCTCGGCCGGAGTCTGAACGCCCACCGGGCCTGCACCAGCCGTTACTGAGCCCCGTACAAACGTACCCCAGGTGAGGTTGTCTTTGCCTGCCTGCACCCGCTTAGCCCGCTCGATAGCCATATTGGCGGCAGCTTCTACCACCCACTCGAAGTTTTCCTGACCCACCGAGTTTACGTCGGCATCGGGAGCAGGGTTGCAGAAGTCGATGGCGATAGGCACCCCATTACGCACGGCAAACTCCACCGTGTTGAAGTCGTACCCGAGGGCGTGGTTGAGCTTCAGCACGTAGTCTTTCATGGTTTCGAGGAGCTTCTTGCCCGCATCGCCCGTGGTTTTCATCTCGGCGGCATAGCGCAGGTGATGGGGGTTGCGCGGCTCGTAGGGCATAATCCGGACGTCTTTGCCGCCAATGCAGTAGCACCGGAAGTAGTCTTCAAAGTCGATGGCTTCCTGATAGAGCATCACGAGTTGCCCGGTCTCGTCGTAAGCCCGGAACATCTGCTCAGGGTTGTCTACCTTGTACACGCTTTTCCAGCCTCCGCCCGCGTGGGGTTTCATGAACGCCGGGAAACCGATATGCTCGAAAATGGCGTCCCAGTTCATGTGGCCGAGGTTACGGAACGAGTTGTGGTTCGTATCGTCGGGGCGCTCTTTGGAGGGCAGCAGAATGGTTTTGGGTACCGGAACACCCAGCTGAACGGCCAGGGCATTGTTGAAAAACTTCTCGTCGGCGGCCCACCAGAACGGGTTGTTGATAACGGCCGTGCCGGTAAGGGCGGCATTTTTCAGGAACGCCTTGTAGAACGGAACATCCTGCGAAATGCGGTCGATAATAACGGCGTAGTCGGTCGGGACGCTTTGCTCCACGCGGTCGATAAAGACAAACTCGGCCTTGAAATCGCTTTGTTTTTCGTTGACGCGCTCGACAAAGGCTTGCGGGAACGTGTTTTCCTGACCGAACAGTATGCCTATTTTTTTCATAGTTTGTAGCAGACGGGTGTGTCTGATTGTTTTTAGGTTGTTTGTGTGTAACCTCAGTTATACTCATGCCCGAAGGCGGGGCAAAAATGCCGTTTTTGTCCCGTTACCACAACCCCCAGAATAACTTGGCGGTATGTTGCGGGTAGCAGGAGGCAATTAAAGCAGCTTTTGCAGGTGATGTTCCATGTGTCCCACGTAGTCTTCAATAAGCCACGACAGCGTGCGTGGAGGGCCATCGCTACCTTTTACCTGCACCTTGCGCTGCCGGGCGGCTTCGGGTAAATCGCTGACAACGTGGACAATTTGCCGGTTCAGGGCCTGCCAAAGCGTAAGCAAATGATCGAGCGGGAGGTTTTGGTAATGGTTGGTAACGACCAGCTCGTTTTGCCGGTACGAGGCAAACGTGTACGGCTCCGGCCCAAACTGAGCCTCATTAAATCGTTTCAGGTTGTTCAGGGCCGAGTCGATCAGGTGGCCCAGCAGTTGTTTCCGCGACCATTTGCCGGGTTTCATGTCCAGCAGCGTTTCTTCGGGCAGAGCCGAGAGTTGCGCCGGAACATCCTGAATATACCCAGTAAGCCGCGAGAGAGCCCCTTCGAGCGTTGAGTCGGCAGTGGTATAATGCTGATTTGGCCACATAGCAGGGTACGTTTAAGGTGTATGGTTTAGTTGTAAGGCGTTTGGGAGGCTGACCGAGGGGCGGGCCAAAACAGTCGTGCTCACCCCTCGGTCAGATCATGTTCAGATAGCGCGGAAACATGCTGCGCCAAACGGGCCAGTCGTGCTCACCCCAGGGCACTACGTCGAGCCAGTGGGGAATGTTCTTACGACCCAGAATACCGGCCATTTCGAAATTTGAGCCCTTGCAGAAATCATGTTCCGACGTACCCAGCACGATGTTCATCTTGTAAAACTCGTCGTTGTGGGCGTTCGGAATAAAGTCGGGCGGGTTGTTGAAGTAGACGTTGTCGTCGTAGTATCCATCCATAAACGACCGAATGTCAAATTTGGCCCCCATCGAAAAGAGGTGGCCTACCTGATCGGGGTGCCGGAACGCGAAGTTGAGGGCCTGAAACCCGCCGAAGCTGCACCCGGCTACCCCAATTTTGCCCGTGTTGGTTTCGCGCTGAATGTACGGCACCAGCTCTTCGCTCAGGAACCGGTCGTACAGCACGTGGTTCCAGATGCGGGCACCGGGGTGGAGGTGTTTGGCATACCAGCTGTCGCGGTCAACGCTGTCGATGCAGTATAGTTTGACCCGGCCCGAGTTGATGTGCGCGCTCACCGCGTCGATCAGTTTAAAATCGCTCGCTTCGTAAAAACGGCCCATCGTGGTCGGAAACACCAGAATAGGGTACCCCCAGTTGCCGTAAACGAGCATTTCGAGGGTTCGGTTGAGATGGTGCGAGTAGTAAGTGCGGTATTCCTGATGCAAAACGATGATGAGTTAAGTTGTGATGAAATACGCCAAAACACCGGTAAGCAAGGGCGGGTTTTGCGCGTGGTTTGCGATTGGAATTTAGTTAAAATCCTTACATGCAGTGCTACCTGACCCGTTTACGTCTAAAAAAGCCCTTATTTTGCGGGTTGTGCGGAGCTTATTTTTGTTTATCTATTTCCTTATGGCCGATCCCACCCCGGCATTTTCGACGACTTCAGTGACCGTCGTCCGTGACGAATCGTTGTACTCTGTGCCCCTTAATCGGGCTGTGCAACTCGATATTATTCTGCCCCCTGCCTACAACGCCCACGCCCCCGAACCGTACCCGGTGCTGTACCTCAACGACGGGCAGGACCTCCCCCGGCTGCGGCTTGCCGAGGTGCTCGATTCGCTCTATGCCCAACAGGCCGTCCGGCCGTTTGTGCTGGTGGCCGTCCATACCCATGCCGACCGGATTCAGGAGTACGGCACGGCGGCCCAGGCCGATTACATGAAGCGTGGGAGCAAAGCCGGCTTGTACACCGACTTTGTACTGACCGAGCTGCTGCCCCATATCCATACCCATTACCGGGTAAGCGCAGCACCGGGGCAGGCTGCTTTTGCCGGGTTTTCGCTCGGTGGTTTGTCGGCATTTGACATTGTTTTTCATCACCCCGAACACTTCAGCCGGGCGGGTGTGTTTTCGGGCTCGTTCTGGTGGCGGAGCAAGGCGTTCAGCAGTGCCTACGACGACGATACTGACCGGATTATGCACACCCTGGTGCGGCAGGGACGCTACACCCCCGGCACACAATTCTGGCTGCAAACCGGCACCCTCGACGAAACAAGCGACCGTAACAACAACGGTGTCATCGACTCCATCGACGACACCCTCGACCTGATTGCTGAGCTGGAAAAGATAGGCTACCAACGCGAAAAGCCGGGTATCGCGGGGAATGTGCGCTACGTAGAGGTTGAAGGGGGCCACCATAACCCCGAAACCTGGGGAGCTAT
It includes:
- a CDS encoding ATP-grasp domain-containing protein translates to MKKIGILFGQENTFPQAFVERVNEKQSDFKAEFVFIDRVEQSVPTDYAVIIDRISQDVPFYKAFLKNAALTGTAVINNPFWWAADEKFFNNALAVQLGVPVPKTILLPSKERPDDTNHNSFRNLGHMNWDAIFEHIGFPAFMKPHAGGGWKSVYKVDNPEQMFRAYDETGQLVMLYQEAIDFEDYFRCYCIGGKDVRIMPYEPRNPHHLRYAAEMKTTGDAGKKLLETMKDYVLKLNHALGYDFNTVEFAVRNGVPIAIDFCNPAPDADVNSVGQENFEWVVEAAANMAIERAKRVQAGKDNLTWGTFVRGSVTAGAGPVGVQTPAESSKPTQEAKPKAKKAEAPKADKAAPKKAKK
- a CDS encoding DinB family protein — protein: MWPNQHYTTADSTLEGALSRLTGYIQDVPAQLSALPEETLLDMKPGKWSRKQLLGHLIDSALNNLKRFNEAQFGPEPYTFASYRQNELVVTNHYQNLPLDHLLTLWQALNRQIVHVVSDLPEAARQRKVQVKGSDGPPRTLSWLIEDYVGHMEHHLQKLL
- a CDS encoding esterase family protein; translation: MLVYGNWGYPILVFPTTMGRFYEASDFKLIDAVSAHINSGRVKLYCIDSVDRDSWYAKHLHPGARIWNHVLYDRFLSEELVPYIQRETNTGKIGVAGCSFGGFQALNFAFRHPDQVGHLFSMGAKFDIRSFMDGYYDDNVYFNNPPDFIPNAHNDEFYKMNIVLGTSEHDFCKGSNFEMAGILGRKNIPHWLDVVPWGEHDWPVWRSMFPRYLNMI
- a CDS encoding alpha/beta hydrolase; this translates as MADPTPAFSTTSVTVVRDESLYSVPLNRAVQLDIILPPAYNAHAPEPYPVLYLNDGQDLPRLRLAEVLDSLYAQQAVRPFVLVAVHTHADRIQEYGTAAQADYMKRGSKAGLYTDFVLTELLPHIHTHYRVSAAPGQAAFAGFSLGGLSAFDIVFHHPEHFSRAGVFSGSFWWRSKAFSSAYDDDTDRIMHTLVRQGRYTPGTQFWLQTGTLDETSDRNNNGVIDSIDDTLDLIAELEKIGYQREKPGIAGNVRYVEVEGGHHNPETWGAIMPDFLTWAFGR